A window from Anser cygnoides isolate HZ-2024a breed goose chromosome 1, Taihu_goose_T2T_genome, whole genome shotgun sequence encodes these proteins:
- the LOC136789682 gene encoding protein mono-ADP-ribosyltransferase PARP12-like isoform X1: MKMESSSMRMNSKEEFPVGGFCCSSWSWGVITGLLPLQSSSSHAQMGRSWRGKARACRYSHDISSAENKKVLKTHELSGLSEDELRVLLLQNDPFFLPDVCQFYNRRDGVCNQKNNCSRLHICRHYLQGKCKFFVCKRSHKLLDEHPRRVLETAGIDAKIVSNFQIIYDHKHVEFNKEQNKEKTKPHRHFRVYNYKRVETSRKKQADTNSEEQKLPLETTMGSGVHVPPSKDPSSNEPPQSQPQLPAGARGKEEGKKDDSSANTLKDKKEDNSDEICLFYVWKYCKHNDKCRSIHYHLPYRWQVFNGFTWNDLSMMEEIEKAYCDPKMNSTADKNINFQTMTCSSSLLRRLSTPSSVTQPMFVLTTKWIWYWQNDQGQWIEYGEQAKGDVVNSPSSDILENLYLADPDAIVPFQAGLYGYQLNFKEMTQTNISSKTRRRVCRRPKFVSYEEVQKIKQSSQRDSSIPNQACPPHWDSFALPDSKYKAVEISNISSEYKEIKKQFEQTMKTYNIVRVQRIQNPSLWKVFQWKKEQMKKEAGKKEVNERLLFHGTKGARLEDICINNFDWRTCGSNGANYGKGSYFARDASYSHEYCQSTVKPNVMFMARVLVGDYVQGRADYVRPPTRSADGLWFYDSCVDNELNPSIFVIFEKYQIYPEYLIEYKEAEKKCIIS, encoded by the exons atgaaaatggaaagcagTTCAATGAGAATGAACTCGAAAGAAGAATTTCCTGTCGGAGGCTTCTGTTGCAGCTCTTGGTCCTGGGGTGTTATCACCGGCCTTCTGCCTCTACAAAGCAGTTCCTCACACGCTCAGATGGGAAGGAGTTGGAGAGGAAAGGCCCG AGCTTGTAGGTACTCTCATGACATCAGCAGCGCTGAGAACAAAAAAGTCCTAAAGACCCATGAGTTGTCTGGCCTCAGTGAGGATGAACTGCGAGTCCTGCTTCTCCAAAATGACCCTTTCTTCCTTCCCGAT GTCTGCCAATTTTACAACAGAAGGGATGGTGTCTGCAACCAGAAAAACAACTGCAGCAGGCTTCATATTTGCCGACACTATCTCCAAgggaaatgtaaattttttgtATGCAAGAGATCCCATAAGCTGTTGGATGAACACCCGCGGAGAGTGTTGGAAACTGCAGGCATTGATGCGAAGATAGTTTCAAACTTCCAAATTATATATGATCACAAGCATGTGGAGTTCAACAAGGAACAGAACAAGGAGAAAA CTAAACCCCATCGTCACTTCCGTGTTTACAACTACAAGCGAGTAGAAACATCGAGGAAAAAGCAGGCAGATACAAACAGCGAAGAACAGAAGCTACCTTTAGAAACCACAATGGGCTCTGGGGTGCATGTACCACCTTCGAAAG ATCCCAGTAGCAACGAACCTCCTCAGAGCCAACCCCAGTTGCCAGCAGGTGCCAGAGGTAAAGAAGAAG GTAAAAAAGACGATTCCTCTGCGAACACTTTGAAGGACAAGAAGGAAGATAACAGTGACGAGATCTGCTTGTTCTATGTCTGGAAGTACTGCAAACATAACG ACAAATGCAGATCGATTCATTACCATTTGCCATATCGATGGCAAGTATTTAATGGGTTCACCTGGAATGACCTTTCCATGATGGAGGAAATTGAAAAGGCCTATTGTGACCCAAAAATGAACAG TACAGCAGATAAGAACATTAATTTCCAGACAATGACCTGCTCCTCTTCGTTGCTTCGACGCCTCTCTACACCATCATCTGTCACACAACCCATGTTTGTATTGACTACAAAGTGGATTTGGTATTGGCAGAATGACCAAGGCCAGTGGATTGAATATGGAGAACAGGCAA AAGGTGATGTTGTGAACTCGCCATCTTCTGACATACTTGAGAATTTGTATCTGGCAGATCCAGATGCCATCGTACCTTTCCAGGCTGGCTTGTATGGTTACCAGCTCAATTTTAAAG AAATGACCCAGACAAACATTTCTTCTAAAACTAGAAGACGGGTCTGTAGGCGACCAAAGTTTGTGTCTTATGAAGAAGTGCAGAAGATAAAGCAAAG CAGTCAGAGGGATTCGTCTATTCCAAATCAAGCCTGTCCTCCCCACTGGGATTCATTTGCCTTGCCTGACTCAAAATACAAG gcagtggagatcagtaacatATCCTctgaatacaaagaaataaagaagcagtTTGAGCAGACTATGAAAACCTACAACATCGTTAGAGTACAAAGGATTCAGAATCCATCACTCTGGAAAGTATTTCAGTG GAAAAAGGAGCAAATGAAGAAGGAAGCTGGAAAGAAGGAAGTAAACGAAAGGCTCCTGTTCCATGGAACCAAGGGTGCCCGCCTGGAAGATATCTGCATAAACAACTTTGACTGGAGAACTTGTGGAAGCAATGGAGCCAACTATGGAAAGG GAAGTTACTTTGCTAGAGATGCTTCATATTCCCATGAATACTGTCAGTCTACAGTGAAACCAAATGTCATGTTCATGGCTCGTGTATTGGTTGGAGATTACGTTCAAGGCAGGGCAGACTATGTTCGCCCCCCAACAAGGTCTGCTGACGGACTTTGGTTTTATGACAGTTGTGTGGACAACGAGTTAAATCCCtccatttttgttatttttgaaaaatatcaaatttacCCAGAGTATCTGATAGAATAtaaggaggcagaaaaaaaatgtattatatcTTGA
- the LOC136789682 gene encoding protein mono-ADP-ribosyltransferase PARP12-like isoform X5, with the protein MKMESSSMRMNSKEEFPVGGFCCSSWSWGVITGLLPLQSSSSHAQMGRSWRGKARACRYSHDISSAENKKVLKTHELSGLSEDELRVLLLQNDPFFLPDVCQFYNRRDGVCNQKNNCSRLHICRHYLQGKCKFFVCKRSHKLLDEHPRRVLETAGIDAKIVSNFQIIYDHKHVEFNKEQNKEKNPSSNEPPQSQPQLPAGARGKEEGKKDDSSANTLKDKKEDNSDEICLFYVWKYCKHNDKCRSIHYHLPYRWQVFNGFTWNDLSMMEEIEKAYCDPKMNSTADKNINFQTMTCSSSLLRRLSTPSSVTQPMFVLTTKWIWYWQNDQGQWIEYGEQAKGDVVNSPSSDILENLYLADPDAIVPFQAGLYGYQLNFKEMTQTNISSKTRRRVCRRPKFVSYEEVQKIKQSSQRDSSIPNQACPPHWDSFALPDSKYKAVEISNISSEYKEIKKQFEQTMKTYNIVRVQRIQNPSLWKVFQWKKEQMKKEAGKKEVNERLLFHGTKGARLEDICINNFDWRTCGSNGANYGKGSYFARDASYSHEYCQSTVKPNVMFMARVLVGDYVQGRADYVRPPTRSADGLWFYDSCVDNELNPSIFVIFEKYQIYPEYLIEYKEAEKKCIIS; encoded by the exons atgaaaatggaaagcagTTCAATGAGAATGAACTCGAAAGAAGAATTTCCTGTCGGAGGCTTCTGTTGCAGCTCTTGGTCCTGGGGTGTTATCACCGGCCTTCTGCCTCTACAAAGCAGTTCCTCACACGCTCAGATGGGAAGGAGTTGGAGAGGAAAGGCCCG AGCTTGTAGGTACTCTCATGACATCAGCAGCGCTGAGAACAAAAAAGTCCTAAAGACCCATGAGTTGTCTGGCCTCAGTGAGGATGAACTGCGAGTCCTGCTTCTCCAAAATGACCCTTTCTTCCTTCCCGAT GTCTGCCAATTTTACAACAGAAGGGATGGTGTCTGCAACCAGAAAAACAACTGCAGCAGGCTTCATATTTGCCGACACTATCTCCAAgggaaatgtaaattttttgtATGCAAGAGATCCCATAAGCTGTTGGATGAACACCCGCGGAGAGTGTTGGAAACTGCAGGCATTGATGCGAAGATAGTTTCAAACTTCCAAATTATATATGATCACAAGCATGTGGAGTTCAACAAGGAACAGAACAAGGAGAAAA ATCCCAGTAGCAACGAACCTCCTCAGAGCCAACCCCAGTTGCCAGCAGGTGCCAGAGGTAAAGAAGAAG GTAAAAAAGACGATTCCTCTGCGAACACTTTGAAGGACAAGAAGGAAGATAACAGTGACGAGATCTGCTTGTTCTATGTCTGGAAGTACTGCAAACATAACG ACAAATGCAGATCGATTCATTACCATTTGCCATATCGATGGCAAGTATTTAATGGGTTCACCTGGAATGACCTTTCCATGATGGAGGAAATTGAAAAGGCCTATTGTGACCCAAAAATGAACAG TACAGCAGATAAGAACATTAATTTCCAGACAATGACCTGCTCCTCTTCGTTGCTTCGACGCCTCTCTACACCATCATCTGTCACACAACCCATGTTTGTATTGACTACAAAGTGGATTTGGTATTGGCAGAATGACCAAGGCCAGTGGATTGAATATGGAGAACAGGCAA AAGGTGATGTTGTGAACTCGCCATCTTCTGACATACTTGAGAATTTGTATCTGGCAGATCCAGATGCCATCGTACCTTTCCAGGCTGGCTTGTATGGTTACCAGCTCAATTTTAAAG AAATGACCCAGACAAACATTTCTTCTAAAACTAGAAGACGGGTCTGTAGGCGACCAAAGTTTGTGTCTTATGAAGAAGTGCAGAAGATAAAGCAAAG CAGTCAGAGGGATTCGTCTATTCCAAATCAAGCCTGTCCTCCCCACTGGGATTCATTTGCCTTGCCTGACTCAAAATACAAG gcagtggagatcagtaacatATCCTctgaatacaaagaaataaagaagcagtTTGAGCAGACTATGAAAACCTACAACATCGTTAGAGTACAAAGGATTCAGAATCCATCACTCTGGAAAGTATTTCAGTG GAAAAAGGAGCAAATGAAGAAGGAAGCTGGAAAGAAGGAAGTAAACGAAAGGCTCCTGTTCCATGGAACCAAGGGTGCCCGCCTGGAAGATATCTGCATAAACAACTTTGACTGGAGAACTTGTGGAAGCAATGGAGCCAACTATGGAAAGG GAAGTTACTTTGCTAGAGATGCTTCATATTCCCATGAATACTGTCAGTCTACAGTGAAACCAAATGTCATGTTCATGGCTCGTGTATTGGTTGGAGATTACGTTCAAGGCAGGGCAGACTATGTTCGCCCCCCAACAAGGTCTGCTGACGGACTTTGGTTTTATGACAGTTGTGTGGACAACGAGTTAAATCCCtccatttttgttatttttgaaaaatatcaaatttacCCAGAGTATCTGATAGAATAtaaggaggcagaaaaaaaatgtattatatcTTGA
- the LOC136789682 gene encoding protein mono-ADP-ribosyltransferase PARP12-like isoform X3: MLIKMRRQKEGYMDHMDQDRACRYSHDISSAENKKVLKTHELSGLSEDELRVLLLQNDPFFLPDVCQFYNRRDGVCNQKNNCSRLHICRHYLQGKCKFFVCKRSHKLLDEHPRRVLETAGIDAKIVSNFQIIYDHKHVEFNKEQNKEKTKPHRHFRVYNYKRVETSRKKQADTNSEEQKLPLETTMGSGVHVPPSKDPSSNEPPQSQPQLPAGARGKEEGKKDDSSANTLKDKKEDNSDEICLFYVWKYCKHNDKCRSIHYHLPYRWQVFNGFTWNDLSMMEEIEKAYCDPKMNSTADKNINFQTMTCSSSLLRRLSTPSSVTQPMFVLTTKWIWYWQNDQGQWIEYGEQAKGDVVNSPSSDILENLYLADPDAIVPFQAGLYGYQLNFKEMTQTNISSKTRRRVCRRPKFVSYEEVQKIKQSSQRDSSIPNQACPPHWDSFALPDSKYKAVEISNISSEYKEIKKQFEQTMKTYNIVRVQRIQNPSLWKVFQWKKEQMKKEAGKKEVNERLLFHGTKGARLEDICINNFDWRTCGSNGANYGKGSYFARDASYSHEYCQSTVKPNVMFMARVLVGDYVQGRADYVRPPTRSADGLWFYDSCVDNELNPSIFVIFEKYQIYPEYLIEYKEAEKKCIIS, encoded by the exons ATGTTGATTAAAATGAGGAGACAGAAAGAGGGCTACATGGACCACATGGATCAAGACag AGCTTGTAGGTACTCTCATGACATCAGCAGCGCTGAGAACAAAAAAGTCCTAAAGACCCATGAGTTGTCTGGCCTCAGTGAGGATGAACTGCGAGTCCTGCTTCTCCAAAATGACCCTTTCTTCCTTCCCGAT GTCTGCCAATTTTACAACAGAAGGGATGGTGTCTGCAACCAGAAAAACAACTGCAGCAGGCTTCATATTTGCCGACACTATCTCCAAgggaaatgtaaattttttgtATGCAAGAGATCCCATAAGCTGTTGGATGAACACCCGCGGAGAGTGTTGGAAACTGCAGGCATTGATGCGAAGATAGTTTCAAACTTCCAAATTATATATGATCACAAGCATGTGGAGTTCAACAAGGAACAGAACAAGGAGAAAA CTAAACCCCATCGTCACTTCCGTGTTTACAACTACAAGCGAGTAGAAACATCGAGGAAAAAGCAGGCAGATACAAACAGCGAAGAACAGAAGCTACCTTTAGAAACCACAATGGGCTCTGGGGTGCATGTACCACCTTCGAAAG ATCCCAGTAGCAACGAACCTCCTCAGAGCCAACCCCAGTTGCCAGCAGGTGCCAGAGGTAAAGAAGAAG GTAAAAAAGACGATTCCTCTGCGAACACTTTGAAGGACAAGAAGGAAGATAACAGTGACGAGATCTGCTTGTTCTATGTCTGGAAGTACTGCAAACATAACG ACAAATGCAGATCGATTCATTACCATTTGCCATATCGATGGCAAGTATTTAATGGGTTCACCTGGAATGACCTTTCCATGATGGAGGAAATTGAAAAGGCCTATTGTGACCCAAAAATGAACAG TACAGCAGATAAGAACATTAATTTCCAGACAATGACCTGCTCCTCTTCGTTGCTTCGACGCCTCTCTACACCATCATCTGTCACACAACCCATGTTTGTATTGACTACAAAGTGGATTTGGTATTGGCAGAATGACCAAGGCCAGTGGATTGAATATGGAGAACAGGCAA AAGGTGATGTTGTGAACTCGCCATCTTCTGACATACTTGAGAATTTGTATCTGGCAGATCCAGATGCCATCGTACCTTTCCAGGCTGGCTTGTATGGTTACCAGCTCAATTTTAAAG AAATGACCCAGACAAACATTTCTTCTAAAACTAGAAGACGGGTCTGTAGGCGACCAAAGTTTGTGTCTTATGAAGAAGTGCAGAAGATAAAGCAAAG CAGTCAGAGGGATTCGTCTATTCCAAATCAAGCCTGTCCTCCCCACTGGGATTCATTTGCCTTGCCTGACTCAAAATACAAG gcagtggagatcagtaacatATCCTctgaatacaaagaaataaagaagcagtTTGAGCAGACTATGAAAACCTACAACATCGTTAGAGTACAAAGGATTCAGAATCCATCACTCTGGAAAGTATTTCAGTG GAAAAAGGAGCAAATGAAGAAGGAAGCTGGAAAGAAGGAAGTAAACGAAAGGCTCCTGTTCCATGGAACCAAGGGTGCCCGCCTGGAAGATATCTGCATAAACAACTTTGACTGGAGAACTTGTGGAAGCAATGGAGCCAACTATGGAAAGG GAAGTTACTTTGCTAGAGATGCTTCATATTCCCATGAATACTGTCAGTCTACAGTGAAACCAAATGTCATGTTCATGGCTCGTGTATTGGTTGGAGATTACGTTCAAGGCAGGGCAGACTATGTTCGCCCCCCAACAAGGTCTGCTGACGGACTTTGGTTTTATGACAGTTGTGTGGACAACGAGTTAAATCCCtccatttttgttatttttgaaaaatatcaaatttacCCAGAGTATCTGATAGAATAtaaggaggcagaaaaaaaatgtattatatcTTGA
- the LOC136789682 gene encoding protein mono-ADP-ribosyltransferase PARP12-like isoform X2 — protein sequence MFFIKLACRYSHDISSAENKKVLKTHELSGLSEDELRVLLLQNDPFFLPDVCQFYNRRDGVCNQKNNCSRLHICRHYLQGKCKFFVCKRSHKLLDEHPRRVLETAGIDAKIVSNFQIIYDHKHVEFNKEQNKEKTKPHRHFRVYNYKRVETSRKKQADTNSEEQKLPLETTMGSGVHVPPSKDPSSNEPPQSQPQLPAGARGKEEGKKDDSSANTLKDKKEDNSDEICLFYVWKYCKHNDKCRSIHYHLPYRWQVFNGFTWNDLSMMEEIEKAYCDPKMNSTADKNINFQTMTCSSSLLRRLSTPSSVTQPMFVLTTKWIWYWQNDQGQWIEYGEQAKGDVVNSPSSDILENLYLADPDAIVPFQAGLYGYQLNFKEMTQTNISSKTRRRVCRRPKFVSYEEVQKIKQSSQRDSSIPNQACPPHWDSFALPDSKYKAVEISNISSEYKEIKKQFEQTMKTYNIVRVQRIQNPSLWKVFQWKKEQMKKEAGKKEVNERLLFHGTKGARLEDICINNFDWRTCGSNGANYGKGSYFARDASYSHEYCQSTVKPNVMFMARVLVGDYVQGRADYVRPPTRSADGLWFYDSCVDNELNPSIFVIFEKYQIYPEYLIEYKEAEKKCIIS from the exons ATGTTTTTTATCAAATT AGCTTGTAGGTACTCTCATGACATCAGCAGCGCTGAGAACAAAAAAGTCCTAAAGACCCATGAGTTGTCTGGCCTCAGTGAGGATGAACTGCGAGTCCTGCTTCTCCAAAATGACCCTTTCTTCCTTCCCGAT GTCTGCCAATTTTACAACAGAAGGGATGGTGTCTGCAACCAGAAAAACAACTGCAGCAGGCTTCATATTTGCCGACACTATCTCCAAgggaaatgtaaattttttgtATGCAAGAGATCCCATAAGCTGTTGGATGAACACCCGCGGAGAGTGTTGGAAACTGCAGGCATTGATGCGAAGATAGTTTCAAACTTCCAAATTATATATGATCACAAGCATGTGGAGTTCAACAAGGAACAGAACAAGGAGAAAA CTAAACCCCATCGTCACTTCCGTGTTTACAACTACAAGCGAGTAGAAACATCGAGGAAAAAGCAGGCAGATACAAACAGCGAAGAACAGAAGCTACCTTTAGAAACCACAATGGGCTCTGGGGTGCATGTACCACCTTCGAAAG ATCCCAGTAGCAACGAACCTCCTCAGAGCCAACCCCAGTTGCCAGCAGGTGCCAGAGGTAAAGAAGAAG GTAAAAAAGACGATTCCTCTGCGAACACTTTGAAGGACAAGAAGGAAGATAACAGTGACGAGATCTGCTTGTTCTATGTCTGGAAGTACTGCAAACATAACG ACAAATGCAGATCGATTCATTACCATTTGCCATATCGATGGCAAGTATTTAATGGGTTCACCTGGAATGACCTTTCCATGATGGAGGAAATTGAAAAGGCCTATTGTGACCCAAAAATGAACAG TACAGCAGATAAGAACATTAATTTCCAGACAATGACCTGCTCCTCTTCGTTGCTTCGACGCCTCTCTACACCATCATCTGTCACACAACCCATGTTTGTATTGACTACAAAGTGGATTTGGTATTGGCAGAATGACCAAGGCCAGTGGATTGAATATGGAGAACAGGCAA AAGGTGATGTTGTGAACTCGCCATCTTCTGACATACTTGAGAATTTGTATCTGGCAGATCCAGATGCCATCGTACCTTTCCAGGCTGGCTTGTATGGTTACCAGCTCAATTTTAAAG AAATGACCCAGACAAACATTTCTTCTAAAACTAGAAGACGGGTCTGTAGGCGACCAAAGTTTGTGTCTTATGAAGAAGTGCAGAAGATAAAGCAAAG CAGTCAGAGGGATTCGTCTATTCCAAATCAAGCCTGTCCTCCCCACTGGGATTCATTTGCCTTGCCTGACTCAAAATACAAG gcagtggagatcagtaacatATCCTctgaatacaaagaaataaagaagcagtTTGAGCAGACTATGAAAACCTACAACATCGTTAGAGTACAAAGGATTCAGAATCCATCACTCTGGAAAGTATTTCAGTG GAAAAAGGAGCAAATGAAGAAGGAAGCTGGAAAGAAGGAAGTAAACGAAAGGCTCCTGTTCCATGGAACCAAGGGTGCCCGCCTGGAAGATATCTGCATAAACAACTTTGACTGGAGAACTTGTGGAAGCAATGGAGCCAACTATGGAAAGG GAAGTTACTTTGCTAGAGATGCTTCATATTCCCATGAATACTGTCAGTCTACAGTGAAACCAAATGTCATGTTCATGGCTCGTGTATTGGTTGGAGATTACGTTCAAGGCAGGGCAGACTATGTTCGCCCCCCAACAAGGTCTGCTGACGGACTTTGGTTTTATGACAGTTGTGTGGACAACGAGTTAAATCCCtccatttttgttatttttgaaaaatatcaaatttacCCAGAGTATCTGATAGAATAtaaggaggcagaaaaaaaatgtattatatcTTGA